The following proteins are encoded in a genomic region of Corylus avellana chromosome ca4, CavTom2PMs-1.0:
- the LOC132180114 gene encoding galactinol synthase 1, which translates to MAPEIPVDVFTGTGKVSTLHAGYSKRAYITFLAGNGDYVKGVVGLAKGLRKVKSAYPLVVAMLPDVPEEHRQILRSQGCILREIVPIYPPENQTQFAMAYYVINYSKLRIWNFEEYSKMMYLDADIQVFENVDHLFDTPDGYFYAVMDCFCEKTWSHALHHQIGYCQQCPKRVPWPAELGPAPAFYFNAGMFVFEPSRLTYENLLEVLQITPPTPFAEQDFLNMFFEKVYKPIPPEYNLVLAMLWRHPENVEVDKVKVVHYCAAGSKPWRYTGKEVNMDREDIKMFVSKWWDIYNDESLDLKDENPVVEEEAFSKSSIMASMPEPTMSYIPAPSAA; encoded by the exons atggcCCCCGAAATCCCTGTAGACGTGTTCACCGGAACCGGCAAGGTTTCTACGCTTCACGCCGGCTACTCTAAGAGGGCGTACATAACATTTTTGGCCGGTAATGGCGACTACGTCAAGGGGGTGGTTGGTTTGGCAAAGGGTCTGCGCAAGGTCAAAAGTGCTTACCCTTTGGTGGTTGCAATGTTGCCTGACGTGCCGGAGGAGCACCGTCAGATCTTGCGGTCTCAAGGATGCATCCTCCGTGAGATCGTGCCGATTTATCCGCCTGAAAACCAAACTCAGTTTGCTATGGCCTACTACGTTATCAACTACTCCAAGCTTCGTATTTGGAAT TTTGAGGAGTACAGCAAGATGATGTATTTGGATGCGGATATTCAAGTGTTCGAGAACGTAGACCATCTCTTTGACACGCCGGACGGCTACTTCTACGCCGTGATGGACTGCTTTTGCGAGAAGACATGGAGCCACGCGCTGCACCATCAGATTGGGTACTGCCAGCAGTGCCCGAAGAGGGTGCCATGGCCTGCCGAGTTGGGTCCTGCTCCTGCCTTTTACTTCAACGCCGGCATGTTCGTCTTCGAGCCTAGCCGTTTAACTTACGAGAATCTTCTCGAGGTCCTCCAAATCACTCCACCTACTCCGTTTGCAGAGCAA GATTTCCTGAATATGTTCTTCGAAAAGGTGTACAAGCCCATCCCCCCGGAATACAACCTTGTTCTTGCAATGCTATGGCGCCATCCGGAGAACGTGGAGGTTGACAAGGTCAAGGTGGTGCACTATTGTGCTGCT ggatcAAAACCATGGAGGTACACTGGCAAGGAAGTAAACATGGACAGAGAGGACATTAAGATGTTCGTATCAAAATGGTGGGATATTTATAACGACGAGTCACTGGATCTGAAGGATGAAAACCCAGTTGTAGAGGAAGAGGCATTCTCAAAGTCATCGATCATGGCTTCCATGCCTGAGCCCACAATGTCCTACATTCCTGCTCCCTCTGCC